The sequence ATCCCACCGGACCACGAGCGGGACGCTGGGAAGGCCGCTAAAGGTATCGCCCGCCAGGCTCCAGAAGATATCACTGGGCGATGACCCCGCGGCGTCCATGCCGAACCGACCACGGAAGCTCGACATCAGATCGGTTCGCAATTGCCATGTCGGCGCACCCATCTGCAGCGGCGCTTCGACTCCGGCGATGTTCGGCGCAGATCCATCCGCCAGCACGACCCCCTGGCCCGCCGACGTCGCGAAAATGCCGTTGATCGTCGCGGTGGTGAGGCCGCCACCGCTCCCGATAGGGACTTCGGCGAAGACGGACGTGGTGGGCGGCGTACTGACGGTGAGCACCGTACTCGCCGTGACCGACGGGAAGGCCACGCTGCGCAGCGTGATCGTGGTGGTGCCGGCGGCCAGCGCCGTCACCCGGCCATTGGCATCCACGCTCGCCACGGTGGGTGCGGTGGAGCTCCAGGTGACGCGCGTGTCCGCGCCCGGGTCGGCACTAATGGTGGATATCGCATCCACCGATCGGCCAGCCAGAAGCGCCGGCGGAAGGGTGAAGCTGACGCTGCGCACGACGGGCAGACGAACCGCCAGCGTCGCCGACGCGCGCACGGTTGAATCGACCGTCGACACGGCCGAGAGCGTGGTCGTACCGGCGGCCACGGCCGTCGCGCGTCCGTTCGCGTCGACGCTGGCCACGCCCGGCGCCGATGAGCGCCACACGACCGTGGTTGCCACGCCGGAATCCGCGGCGACCACGGCGGTGAAGGCGCGCAGCTGTCCAACGAACGCCGAGTCAACCGACGGCGTCACGACGATGCTGCGCACTCGCGGCACCGCGTTCACGCGCACCGGGACCGATGCACTGACGGCGGGCGTGGTGAGTGACGTCGCGCGCACGGTCGTCGTGCCGGCGGCCACGGCGGTGATCGTCCCACTACTGTCGACCGTCGCCACGGTAGGGTCATCGCTGCGCCATTGCAGCGTGCGGACCGCACCGACGTCGGCGGTCACGGTAGCGGTGAGGCGCTGCGCCGTGCCCGCGAGCAACGTCACGGTCGGCTCGGCGATGGTGATCGACCGCACCACGGGCGTCACCGTGACACTCGCCACGGCGGTGGCACTCCGACCGCCGCTCGACGCCGTGGCCGTGATCTGCGCGCTTCCTGCGGCGATGCCGGTCACGCTGGCAGTTGTACCATTCCCGGTAACCGTGGCGACCGCCGCGTCGCTGCTTGTCCAACTGATCGTCGCGCTCGCCGGTGCGATGGTGGCGCTCAGCGTCGCCGAGCTGCCAAGCCCGCTGACCGCGAGCGCACTCGTGCTGAGGGAGATGGTCGGTGCGGCGGCAGATCCATTGGGGCCGGTCGTGCCGGTACCGCCGGTATCGCTACTGCCCCCACAGGCCGCGGCGAGGACCGCGCACAGGGCAAGCAGCGGCGCTGGACGGCACGCGCGTCGGCAGCAGGACCAGAACGGATGGAGCAATCGCATGGGCAGGATCTCGAAAGAGTCTGCCTCACACGCGCAGCCCGCCGCGAAACTCCCTCAGGCGCTCTGGCCGCCAGGCCATCGGGCACCCGGCCTGGCCGGGCGGTCACGCCGCGGCGCGCACGGTATCAAGCCGTAACAGGAAGGCGGGGACGGGCTCCCCGGCCGTCCGCAGTTCCGCCAGCACCCGCCGCGCCACCGTCGGTGCATGCGCTTCGAAGAACTCCGGCTCCCGCTCCAGCACCATCAACGCACGCTGTACATCGCCGCGCCGCGCGATGCCGAACCCACGCGCCAGCATCCATTCGAGCGCGCTCCAGAAGCGAAGCCGTTCGAGGACAGGGTTCACGAAGTTGGACAGAATGCAGTAGTTGGTCTCGCGCGTATCCAGATGATGCGCCCGATGCTGCGCGGGCGACTGCAGCACCCCCGCGCGCTGCAGCCACCGCACCACCCGTGGTGTACGGCGCGGCGACTGATGACTCCACTTGTGGATCTGGTTCATGTTCACACCAAGGCTCAGCCCCAGCACCAGCA comes from Gemmatimonadaceae bacterium and encodes:
- a CDS encoding fatty acid desaturase family protein, translated to MFVALIVAQIIGVWLITDFVSGVFHWWQDAYGDPFWPVIGTHITRPNILHHYAPRALLAKSWFNSSRALLVIALLIAGVAWLAGGLNWMLVLGLSLGVNMNQIHKWSHQSPRRTPRVVRWLQRAGVLQSPAQHRAHHLDTRETNYCILSNFVNPVLERLRFWSALEWMLARGFGIARRGDVQRALMVLEREPEFFEAHAPTVARRVLAELRTAGEPVPAFLLRLDTVRAAA